Proteins encoded by one window of Blautia luti:
- the mobV gene encoding MobV family relaxase translates to MEKAQYAIMRFAKYKGPEIGNIEAHNERTKEKYASNPDVDTSRSKYNFHLVKPPGKYRAESERQIAAAGCRTRKDSIRMIETLFTASPEFFKGKKRAEIRVFFEEALHFLEQHQSKETIISAVVHMDEKTPHMHLCFVPLTEDGRLSAKDIMGNKKKLTWWQDEFWKHMVKKFPDLERGESASLTGRDHIPPRVFKEMTRLTKQKSKLEDLLTGINPFNAKSRAEEICKILDTYIPSVEKMDTLLRKYGVAFTKTASENKKLKTKNAELEESLASAQKVSTLKQIEDLKLRRDYDSAVAILEQIPAEVLNIYAQSSHRGKERPIEQSL, encoded by the coding sequence ATGGAAAAAGCACAATACGCGATTATGCGATTTGCCAAATATAAGGGGCCTGAAATCGGCAATATCGAGGCCCATAACGAGCGCACAAAGGAAAAGTACGCCAGTAATCCCGATGTGGATACCAGCCGAAGCAAGTACAACTTCCATCTGGTCAAACCGCCCGGCAAGTACCGGGCCGAGTCAGAGAGGCAAATTGCCGCTGCCGGATGCCGTACCCGGAAAGACAGTATCCGTATGATCGAGACGCTGTTCACAGCCAGCCCGGAGTTCTTTAAGGGAAAGAAACGGGCGGAAATTCGGGTATTTTTCGAGGAAGCTCTGCACTTTTTGGAACAGCATCAGTCCAAAGAGACAATTATATCCGCCGTGGTGCATATGGACGAGAAAACGCCCCATATGCACCTTTGTTTTGTCCCTTTGACGGAGGATGGCAGGCTCAGCGCCAAAGACATCATGGGCAATAAAAAGAAGCTGACCTGGTGGCAGGATGAGTTTTGGAAACACATGGTCAAGAAGTTTCCAGATTTGGAGCGTGGCGAGAGCGCCAGCCTGACCGGGCGCGACCATATCCCGCCCCGCGTATTTAAGGAGATGACCAGACTGACCAAACAGAAAAGCAAACTGGAGGATCTGCTCACTGGAATCAATCCCTTTAACGCCAAAAGCCGGGCGGAGGAAATCTGCAAGATTCTGGATACCTATATTCCCAGCGTGGAGAAGATGGACACACTGCTGCGGAAATATGGCGTAGCCTTCACGAAAACAGCATCCGAAAACAAAAAGTTGAAAACGAAAAATGCCGAACTGGAAGAATCTCTTGCATCGGCGCAGAAGGTCAGCACCCTAAAGCAGATCGAAGACCTCAAGCTGCGGCGCGACTATGACAGTGCCGTGGCGATTTTGGAACAGATACCGGCAGAAGTTTTGAACATCTATGCGCAGAGCAGCCATAGAGGAAAGGAGCGGCCTATTGAGCAAAGTTTATGA
- a CDS encoding CHC2 zinc finger domain-containing protein, translating into MNLFETVKSAVTVKQAAEYYGCKVNRGDMICCPFHDDRHPSMKLNRDYFYCFGCGATGDVIDFVARLFGLSSYEAAKKLAYDFGIDPDKPPAAMALKKPYPLARAFRNDEIHCQRVLCDYLHLLERWKVEYAPQSPEDELDDRFVEACHMIEYVNDLLDVLMFAELKQRVKAVDMLLKDGTITALEQRLRRLEKEVQHRGEERAIA; encoded by the coding sequence ATGAATTTATTTGAAACTGTAAAATCCGCTGTCACCGTGAAGCAGGCCGCCGAATACTACGGCTGTAAGGTCAACCGGGGCGATATGATCTGCTGCCCCTTCCACGATGACCGGCATCCCAGCATGAAGCTGAACAGGGATTATTTCTATTGCTTTGGCTGCGGGGCTACCGGGGATGTGATCGATTTTGTGGCGCGGCTGTTCGGCCTGAGCAGCTACGAGGCCGCAAAGAAGCTGGCCTATGACTTTGGCATCGACCCGGACAAGCCCCCGGCAGCGATGGCTTTGAAAAAGCCCTATCCGCTGGCGCGGGCTTTCCGCAACGATGAGATACACTGCCAGCGGGTGCTCTGCGATTATCTGCATCTGCTGGAACGCTGGAAGGTCGAATATGCCCCGCAATCGCCGGAGGATGAACTGGATGACCGCTTTGTGGAAGCCTGTCATATGATCGAGTATGTAAATGATTTGTTGGACGTTCTCATGTTTGCGGAACTGAAGCAGCGTGTGAAAGCGGTGGATATGCTGCTGAAGGACGGCACTATCACCGCGCTGGAGCAGCGGCTCAGACGTCTGGAAAAGGAGGTGCAGCACCGTGGCGAAGAACGAGCAATCGCGTGA
- a CDS encoding sigma-70 family RNA polymerase sigma factor: MPTRSNEQLCRLAQKGDTAARDILLEKNLGFIRKIALEQYRNMGLDENDIGIDLDDLMQEGSIGLLNAIPLFDAGRGMKFLTYAAPALRNAMTDCIRAALGLFEQRMVDKKDGPGFQRVYLDDVLSEDERMLRIEAIADPHTQTPEQIYIQKEQLIELYAALDKLTAREQTYLLYRYGFTDGIEHPLIGAALHFHLSESWTKKVEGEAMDSLRGKLPWWF; encoded by the coding sequence ATGCCGACCCGGAGCAATGAGCAGCTGTGCAGACTGGCACAGAAAGGGGATACGGCTGCCCGTGACATTCTGCTGGAAAAGAATCTGGGATTCATCCGAAAAATTGCGCTGGAGCAATACCGAAACATGGGGCTGGATGAAAATGATATTGGAATTGATTTGGATGATTTGATGCAGGAGGGAAGTATCGGCCTGCTGAACGCGATCCCTTTGTTTGATGCCGGACGGGGCATGAAATTTCTGACCTATGCAGCACCGGCGCTCCGCAACGCCATGACGGACTGCATCCGCGCCGCCCTCGGTTTATTTGAGCAACGGATGGTGGATAAGAAAGACGGCCCCGGCTTCCAGAGAGTATATCTGGATGACGTTCTCTCAGAGGATGAACGGATGCTGCGGATCGAAGCCATAGCCGACCCTCACACCCAAACGCCGGAGCAAATCTATATCCAAAAAGAGCAGCTGATAGAATTGTATGCGGCGCTGGACAAGCTGACAGCCAGAGAGCAGACCTATCTGCTGTACCGCTATGGCTTTACCGATGGAATCGAGCACCCGCTGATCGGCGCGGCGCTCCATTTCCATCTCAGCGAGAGCTGGACAAAGAAGGTGGAGGGCGAGGCGATGGACAGCCTGCGCGGAAAGCTGCCGTGGTGGTTCTGA
- a CDS encoding helix-turn-helix domain-containing protein encodes MDCKTKIKELRESTGMNRKEFCKYFQIPYRTVTEWELDNRHAPEYVLRLLEYYIQNEGLAKKKVTDECLELEERGGLHEEN; translated from the coding sequence ATGGACTGCAAAACCAAAATAAAAGAATTGCGGGAAAGCACTGGCATGAATCGCAAGGAATTTTGTAAATATTTTCAGATTCCCTATCGGACTGTGACAGAATGGGAACTGGATAACCGCCATGCGCCGGAATATGTACTCCGTTTGTTGGAGTACTACATTCAGAATGAAGGTCTGGCGAAGAAGAAAGTAACGGATGAATGTTTAGAGCTGGAAGAAAGGGGCGGCCTGCATGAAGAAAACTAA
- a CDS encoding DNA primase family protein: MAKNEQSREANQPIWFDGKSINEALFCDDFLGRHKIIYTNGAFFTPDGRVTDELPLRGEIFEELKCCAVSNIPRKISNIVELMKLAALVEDFPPEADRIHLANGTLFLDGSFTEGKPDIVRCRLPVAYNPDAPTPTRWLAFLDGLLYPEDIPTLQEYIGYCLIPSNKGQRMMVIKGNGGEGKSQIGAVLSALFGSNMKDGSIGKISENRFARADLEHILLCVDDDMRMEALRQTNYVKSIVTAQGKMDLERKGKQSYQGWMCARLLAFSNGDLQALFDRSDGFYRRQLVLTAKEKPADRVDDPDLAEKMKAEVEGILLWAFAGLQRLVANNFKFTESQRTKENREAVKRDNNNVFDFLESEGYIRLKADASISSKDCYDIYRMWCEENSLTALKRRSFSDALVAACGKYNLEHCNTITNSAGRRVWGFMGIEAVARPHINEFTDASQCTYVPEDWRD, translated from the coding sequence GTGGCGAAGAACGAGCAATCGCGTGAGGCCAACCAGCCCATCTGGTTTGACGGCAAGAGTATCAATGAAGCCCTGTTTTGTGATGATTTTCTCGGCAGACACAAAATCATCTACACAAACGGGGCTTTTTTCACGCCTGATGGCCGCGTGACCGATGAGCTGCCACTGCGTGGAGAAATTTTTGAGGAACTGAAATGCTGTGCGGTCAGCAATATCCCCCGCAAAATCAGCAATATCGTGGAGCTGATGAAGCTGGCGGCGCTGGTAGAGGATTTCCCGCCGGAGGCTGACCGCATTCATCTGGCAAACGGCACGTTGTTTCTGGATGGCTCCTTTACGGAGGGAAAACCGGACATCGTGCGTTGCCGCCTGCCGGTGGCCTATAATCCCGATGCGCCCACGCCGACCCGCTGGCTGGCTTTTCTGGATGGGCTTCTTTACCCGGAGGACATTCCCACTTTGCAGGAATATATCGGCTACTGCCTGATCCCCAGCAACAAGGGACAGCGCATGATGGTCATTAAGGGCAATGGCGGCGAGGGTAAGAGCCAGATCGGCGCGGTGCTGTCCGCCCTGTTCGGCAGCAACATGAAGGACGGCAGCATCGGCAAAATTTCCGAGAACCGTTTTGCCCGCGCTGATCTGGAACACATTCTGCTGTGTGTCGATGATGATATGCGGATGGAGGCCCTGCGGCAGACCAACTATGTCAAATCCATCGTCACCGCACAGGGTAAAATGGATTTGGAGCGTAAAGGCAAGCAGAGCTATCAGGGATGGATGTGCGCCCGGCTGCTGGCATTCAGCAATGGCGACTTGCAGGCTCTCTTTGACCGCAGTGATGGCTTTTATCGGCGGCAGTTGGTGCTGACCGCCAAAGAGAAACCTGCCGACCGTGTGGATGATCCCGACCTGGCAGAGAAGATGAAGGCCGAGGTGGAGGGCATTCTGCTGTGGGCTTTTGCGGGATTGCAGCGGTTGGTAGCGAACAACTTCAAGTTCACCGAGAGCCAGCGCACCAAAGAGAACCGGGAGGCCGTCAAGCGGGACAACAATAACGTGTTTGATTTTCTGGAATCCGAGGGCTATATCCGGCTGAAAGCGGATGCGTCCATCAGTTCAAAGGATTGCTACGACATTTACCGGATGTGGTGCGAGGAAAATAGCCTGACTGCACTCAAACGCCGCAGCTTCAGCGATGCGCTGGTGGCAGCCTGCGGTAAGTACAATCTGGAACACTGCAACACGATTACCAATTCGGCAGGACGCCGGGTATGGGGCTTTATGGGGATCGAGGCAGTGGCAAGGCCGCATATAAACGAGTTTACGGACGCTTCACAGTGTACGTACGTACCGGAAGACTGGCGGGATTGA
- a CDS encoding glycoside hydrolase family 43 protein, whose amino-acid sequence MISCKNPILNGFYPDPSICRVGEWFYLVNSTFAYYPGIPIFRSRNLAQWEQIGNVLTRESQVPLRGSGHNEGIYAPTIRWHEGTFYIITTNVAGGGNFIVTAKDPAGPWSEPYFLEEAEGIDPSLFFDDDGSCYYIGQRQNSDGSRYFGDCEIWIRKLNPETFELEGEAHPVLYGFQKNAVWPEGPHLYKRNGYYYILHAESGTEQYHCEVAARSRNIFGPYEYARTNPILTHRHLGSRAEITCVGHCDLTEDQAGNWYMVVLGCRPQDGKTFRGRETFLAKVEWEDDWPVVNPGIGMIQKEVELPGEKDTLMPESLSESREYLFKDLQEKQLPPEFLMLRNPDTDAYVLDNECLMLPAKAVTLKDKATPSYVALRQTSAQFLAETEFTLKGQPKDRAGIAYIQNDQNYLCVEYEEDESYGRVYVTACIGGENKILAERKTEIRLCQNLRLIVNKNCAEAWLKKGDIWECVLENIDISYMCSESAGGFTGCTVGMYTHSGEKQSSGYTKFYRFVLK is encoded by the coding sequence ATGATAAGCTGTAAGAACCCGATTTTAAATGGCTTTTATCCGGATCCGTCCATATGCAGAGTGGGAGAATGGTTTTATCTGGTAAATTCTACATTTGCCTATTATCCAGGGATACCGATATTTCGAAGCAGAAATCTGGCACAGTGGGAACAGATTGGAAATGTGCTGACCCGTGAGAGTCAGGTACCGTTAAGAGGCAGTGGACACAATGAAGGAATTTATGCGCCTACGATCCGATGGCATGAGGGGACTTTTTATATAATAACCACCAATGTGGCAGGGGGAGGAAACTTTATTGTAACAGCAAAGGATCCTGCAGGTCCATGGTCTGAACCTTATTTTCTGGAAGAAGCAGAAGGGATCGATCCGAGTCTGTTTTTTGACGATGATGGAAGCTGTTATTATATTGGTCAGAGGCAAAATTCTGATGGAAGCAGATATTTTGGTGACTGTGAGATCTGGATCCGGAAGTTGAATCCAGAGACTTTTGAGCTGGAAGGAGAGGCACATCCTGTTTTGTACGGATTTCAGAAGAATGCTGTATGGCCGGAAGGACCGCATCTTTATAAAAGAAACGGATATTATTACATTTTACATGCAGAGAGCGGAACAGAGCAGTACCATTGTGAAGTGGCAGCCAGAAGCAGAAATATTTTCGGCCCATATGAATATGCGAGAACAAATCCGATACTGACACACAGACATCTGGGCAGCAGGGCAGAGATTACCTGTGTGGGACATTGTGACCTGACTGAAGACCAGGCCGGAAACTGGTACATGGTAGTTCTGGGCTGCAGGCCGCAGGATGGAAAGACATTTAGGGGAAGAGAAACATTTCTGGCAAAGGTGGAATGGGAAGACGACTGGCCAGTAGTCAATCCAGGAATCGGGATGATTCAAAAAGAAGTAGAACTGCCGGGAGAGAAAGATACTCTTATGCCGGAAAGTCTGTCTGAAAGCAGAGAATATCTTTTTAAAGATCTGCAGGAAAAACAGCTACCACCGGAATTTCTCATGCTTAGAAATCCGGATACAGATGCGTATGTTCTGGATAATGAATGTTTAATGCTCCCGGCAAAAGCTGTTACTCTGAAAGATAAAGCAACTCCTTCCTATGTTGCTTTAAGACAGACTAGCGCTCAGTTTCTGGCAGAAACAGAGTTCACTCTGAAAGGCCAGCCGAAAGACCGTGCAGGCATTGCCTATATCCAAAATGACCAGAATTATCTGTGCGTGGAATATGAAGAAGATGAGAGTTACGGCAGAGTTTACGTAACTGCATGCATTGGCGGAGAGAACAAGATACTGGCGGAAAGAAAGACAGAGATAAGATTATGTCAGAACCTGAGATTAATAGTAAATAAAAATTGTGCAGAGGCATGGCTGAAAAAAGGCGATATCTGGGAATGTGTTCTGGAAAATATAGATATCAGCTATATGTGTTCAGAATCAGCTGGCGGTTTTACGGGCTGTACAGTGGGAATGTATACGCATTCCGGAGAAAAGCAGAGCAGTGGATATACGAAATTTTATCGGTTTGTTTTAAAATAG
- a CDS encoding 3'-5' exoribonuclease YhaM family protein yields the protein MRFLNELHEGDRISGIYLCKQKQSAVTKNGKPYENIILQDKTGIMDGKIWDPNSLGIDDFDALDYIDVVGDVTSFAGAMQLNIKRVRKAAEDEYDPADYLPVSENSTDDMYSQLKAFIGSVENTYLSALLKKLFIEDEEFIKAFEGHSAAKTVHHGFIGGLMEHTLGVTRLCDYMSKAYPVINRDLLITASLLHDIGKTKELSSFPLNDYTDEGQLLGHIYIGAQMISDLAGQIPEFPEVLKNELIHCILAHHGELEYGSPKKPALVEAVALNLADNTDARMETITEIFAADKGKKEWLGYNRLFESNLRRTDEV from the coding sequence ATGCGTTTTTTAAATGAATTACATGAGGGAGACAGAATCAGCGGGATTTATCTGTGCAAGCAGAAACAGTCCGCTGTAACAAAGAACGGAAAACCGTATGAGAACATTATTCTTCAGGATAAGACCGGCATCATGGACGGTAAGATCTGGGACCCGAATTCCCTGGGAATTGATGATTTTGATGCACTGGACTACATTGATGTAGTGGGAGATGTGACCAGCTTTGCAGGTGCCATGCAGCTGAATATCAAGCGTGTGCGCAAGGCAGCAGAGGATGAGTATGATCCTGCAGATTATCTTCCTGTAAGTGAGAACAGCACAGATGACATGTACAGTCAGTTAAAAGCATTTATTGGCAGTGTAGAGAATACATATCTGTCTGCACTGCTGAAGAAACTGTTTATAGAAGATGAGGAATTTATCAAAGCATTCGAGGGACATTCCGCAGCGAAGACCGTGCATCATGGATTTATCGGAGGTCTGATGGAGCATACACTTGGAGTTACCAGACTCTGCGATTATATGTCAAAAGCATATCCCGTCATTAACAGAGACCTGCTGATCACAGCATCACTGCTTCACGACATCGGAAAAACAAAAGAATTATCCTCATTCCCGTTAAACGACTATACAGACGAAGGCCAGCTTCTTGGACACATTTATATCGGTGCTCAGATGATTTCCGACCTGGCAGGTCAGATCCCGGAATTCCCGGAGGTACTTAAGAATGAGCTGATCCACTGTATCCTTGCTCATCATGGCGAACTGGAATACGGCTCACCGAAGAAACCTGCACTTGTAGAAGCAGTAGCTCTGAATCTTGCAGACAACACAGATGCAAGAATGGAAACCATCACAGAGATTTTTGCCGCAGATAAGGGTAAGAAAGAATGGCTCGGATACAACAGACTGTTTGAGTCAAACTTAAGAAGAACAGATGAGGTGTAA
- a CDS encoding helix-turn-helix domain-containing protein, producing the protein MEGAYLPGNIRQRMQELMKEHKITQAQLATRIGSTESAISRFVSGKTDKISTEHLLRIAKVFEVSTDFLLGEVNTPDRTNFDIEELGLSVQAARNLYTGKANAEIVNRLLESPRFAEVTYMIEQYFDDTLAAGFAGQNQMLTTLSAMLRRNNKTDAAVQAARTVNRQKVPVYQADLTMIQNTFMAALREVKKEIGNDFTAAQSLTKGITQQMFTELTKGADVHTPTITPEMISAAVTQSAAGMDGVQKEALDKFGQALTEFLQSTLDHAQEKQNADPEQ; encoded by the coding sequence ATGGAGGGAGCCTATCTGCCCGGCAATATCCGGCAGCGGATGCAGGAGCTTATGAAGGAACATAAAATTACCCAGGCACAGCTGGCGACCCGCATCGGCAGCACCGAGAGCGCCATCAGCCGGTTTGTCAGCGGTAAGACTGATAAGATCAGCACAGAACATTTGCTCCGCATTGCGAAAGTGTTTGAAGTCTCCACAGATTTCCTGCTGGGGGAAGTCAACACGCCCGACCGGACAAATTTTGATATTGAAGAACTGGGCCTGTCGGTGCAGGCGGCGCGGAATCTGTACACCGGAAAAGCCAATGCAGAGATCGTCAACCGCCTTTTGGAAAGCCCTCGCTTTGCAGAAGTCACCTATATGATTGAGCAATATTTTGACGATACGCTGGCCGCCGGTTTCGCCGGACAGAACCAGATGCTTACTACTCTCAGCGCCATGCTGCGCCGAAACAATAAAACAGACGCTGCGGTGCAGGCGGCCAGAACTGTCAACCGGCAGAAAGTTCCCGTATATCAGGCAGACCTGACGATGATACAGAACACATTTATGGCGGCGCTACGGGAAGTGAAGAAAGAGATCGGCAACGATTTCACAGCAGCGCAGTCCTTGACCAAGGGCATCACTCAGCAGATGTTTACCGAACTCACCAAAGGGGCGGATGTTCATACTCCGACCATCACGCCCGAAATGATTTCCGCCGCCGTCACCCAGAGCGCAGCGGGGATGGACGGTGTGCAAAAGGAAGCATTAGACAAGTTCGGTCAGGCGCTGACGGAATTTCTCCAATCCACCTTAGACCACGCGCAGGAGAAGCAAAATGCCGACCCGGAGCAATGA
- a CDS encoding PadR family transcriptional regulator, translating into MNNKYVQQFKKGSLEMILLCLIGRKETYGYEIITELNNSASVLGYAKEGTIYPILYRLQEAELIKCRLAPAAANGGSKKYYSLTDKGRNVLDELILFWSSYENCVNGFIESYQQARVSK; encoded by the coding sequence ATGAATAACAAATATGTCCAGCAATTCAAAAAAGGCTCTCTGGAAATGATACTTTTATGCCTAATCGGACGCAAGGAGACTTATGGATATGAAATTATAACTGAATTGAACAATAGTGCGTCTGTTTTGGGATATGCGAAAGAGGGAACCATTTACCCCATTTTGTATCGTTTGCAGGAAGCAGAACTAATCAAATGCCGATTGGCTCCGGCTGCGGCAAATGGCGGCTCAAAAAAGTATTATTCTTTAACGGATAAAGGCAGGAATGTACTTGATGAACTAATCTTATTTTGGTCAAGCTATGAAAACTGCGTAAACGGCTTTATAGAAAGTTATCAACAAGCGAGGGTATCCAAATGA
- the rlmD gene encoding 23S rRNA (uracil(1939)-C(5))-methyltransferase RlmD, whose translation MEFRKNDLVTLEIEDCGIDGEGIGKADGFTVFVKDAVIGDKVTAKIIKAKKNYGYGRLMEVLKPSPYRVEPKCAFARQCGGCQLQALSYDQQLVFKTNKVKGHLERIGGFTDIPMEPIIGMDELFHYRNKAQFPVGRNKEGKIVTGFYAGRTHNIIENRDCALGVAENKEVLDRVIAHMEKYGIEPYNEATGKGLVRHILIRYGYFTKEVMVCLILNGNKISKENVLVESLREIPGMTSITINVNKKRSNVILGEEIRLLWGQEYITDKIGDISYQISPLSFYQVNPRQTQKLYAKALEYADLHGEETVWDLYCGIGTISLFLAQKAKFVRGVEIVPAAIENAKENAKLNGLENTEFFVGKAEEVLPREYKKNGVYADVIVVDPPRKGCDETLLETMVEMNPERIVYVSCDSATLARDLKYLCERGYELRKVCAVDQFGMTVHVETVVLLSKGEIDSKKVRVEFSLEDMDMSGFQKGATYEQIKAYVLEHTGLKVSSLYISQIKRKCGLDVGQNYNLSKKEDAKVPKCPPEKEAAIRDALKYFQMI comes from the coding sequence ATGGAATTTCGTAAGAACGATCTTGTTACGTTAGAGATAGAAGATTGCGGAATTGACGGTGAAGGTATCGGAAAAGCCGATGGCTTCACCGTTTTTGTCAAGGACGCAGTAATCGGAGATAAAGTAACAGCTAAAATTATTAAAGCAAAGAAAAATTACGGTTACGGCCGTCTGATGGAGGTACTCAAGCCATCTCCATATAGAGTAGAACCGAAATGTGCCTTCGCCCGTCAGTGCGGTGGCTGCCAGCTTCAGGCACTTTCCTATGACCAGCAGCTTGTATTTAAGACCAATAAAGTCAAAGGTCATCTGGAGCGCATCGGAGGATTTACAGATATCCCTATGGAGCCGATCATTGGCATGGACGAGCTTTTCCATTACAGAAACAAAGCACAGTTCCCTGTAGGCAGAAATAAAGAGGGAAAAATCGTCACAGGTTTCTATGCGGGAAGAACCCACAATATTATTGAAAATCGTGACTGCGCACTTGGCGTAGCTGAGAATAAAGAAGTTCTGGACCGTGTGATCGCACATATGGAGAAATATGGGATTGAGCCGTATAATGAAGCAACTGGAAAAGGACTGGTACGCCATATCCTGATCCGTTACGGATATTTCACAAAAGAAGTAATGGTCTGTCTGATCCTGAACGGAAATAAAATATCGAAAGAAAATGTGCTGGTAGAATCCCTGCGTGAAATCCCGGGAATGACAAGCATTACCATCAACGTAAATAAGAAACGCAGCAACGTGATCCTCGGCGAAGAAATCCGACTGCTCTGGGGACAGGAATACATCACCGACAAGATCGGAGATATTTCCTATCAGATATCCCCACTCTCTTTCTACCAGGTAAACCCAAGACAGACACAGAAACTCTATGCAAAAGCACTGGAATATGCAGACCTCCATGGCGAGGAAACTGTCTGGGATCTCTACTGCGGAATCGGAACAATCTCACTGTTCCTGGCACAGAAAGCGAAATTCGTCCGCGGTGTAGAAATCGTTCCGGCGGCGATTGAGAATGCGAAAGAAAATGCAAAGCTTAACGGGTTGGAGAATACGGAATTCTTTGTTGGCAAAGCGGAAGAAGTACTGCCGAGAGAATATAAGAAAAATGGTGTTTATGCGGATGTTATCGTTGTAGATCCACCTAGAAAGGGATGCGATGAGACATTGCTGGAGACTATGGTTGAGATGAATCCGGAGAGGATTGTATACGTCAGCTGCGATAGTGCTACGTTGGCTAGAGACTTGAAGTATTTGTGTGAGAGAGGGTATGAACTTCGCAAGGTCTGTGCGGTTGATCAGTTTGGGATGACTGTGCATGTGGAGACGGTTGTTTTGCTTTCCAAGGGAGAAATCGACTCAAAGAAGGTGCGGGTGGAGTTCTCGCTGGAAGATATGGATATGTCCGGCTTCCAGAAGGGCGCGACTTATGAGCAGATCAAGGCGTATGTGTTGGAGCATACCGGTTTGAAGGTATCTTCCCTGTACATCTCACAGATAAAGCGCAAGTGCGGGCTGGATGTGGGGCAAAATTATAACCTGTCAAAGAAGGAAGATGCCAAAGTGCCAAAATGTCCGCCGGAGAAGGAAGCGGCGATCAGGGATGCGTTGAAATATTTTCAGATGATTTAA
- a CDS encoding DUF1700 domain-containing protein, translating to MKEQYIKQVEKELSLPRKMKKEVVRDLNEVFASAMEHGETEQQIIQRLGTPKEFADSTAEQFGIDNTKSKKRNGIISTLAALVIAAAAFSVYAVTQSGKVPEGAIGQADATTNIQIEGAFAFDISQILLAIGFAATAIALLLIIRTIHKNRR from the coding sequence ATGAAAGAACAATATATCAAACAGGTTGAAAAGGAACTATCTTTACCACGCAAAATGAAAAAAGAGGTTGTACGTGACTTGAATGAAGTTTTTGCGTCTGCTATGGAGCATGGAGAAACAGAGCAGCAGATTATCCAGCGTTTGGGGACGCCAAAAGAATTTGCAGACAGCACCGCAGAACAGTTTGGCATTGATAACACCAAATCGAAAAAAAGGAACGGTATCATTTCTACTCTTGCTGCGCTTGTTATCGCGGCTGCTGCCTTTTCGGTATATGCTGTTACACAATCAGGAAAAGTACCAGAAGGAGCAATCGGACAAGCCGACGCGACAACAAATATACAGATTGAGGGCGCGTTTGCCTTTGATATTTCGCAAATCCTTTTGGCTATTGGGTTTGCAGCAACAGCTATTGCTCTTTTGTTAATTATCCGAACCATACACAAAAACAGGAGGTAA